Part of the Garra rufa chromosome 8, GarRuf1.0, whole genome shotgun sequence genome, aaacAAGCATTTTTAATACTGTACTTGAAGAAAATATAATAGGCCTATTGATGAAATAAAAGACcacttaatgtactttaaaagaGTACACTTTCAGGACTATGTTTCTTAATACACTTAaatatacactacaagtcaaaagtttttgaacagtaagatttttaatgttttttttttaaagcctgcatttatttgatcctaagtacaacaaaaacagtaacattttgaaatatttttactatttaaaacaactgctttctatttaaatatgtttcaaaatgtaatttattcttgtgatttcacaGCTGGATTTTTAGCGTAATttctccagttacatgatccttcagaaataattctaatattatgatttgctgctcaaaaaacatttattattatgttaaaaacagctgagtttttttttttttttttttttttgatgaatagaaagttcagaataacagtatttatcttaaatagaaatcttttgtaacattctttatcatcacttttgaccaatttaaagcatccttgctaaataaaagtattaatttcaaagaacaaattatactgactccaagcttttgaatggtatagtgtataatgttacaaaagctttttatttcagatatacgctgatctttggatctttctttttatcaaagtatcctgatcctgctcaactgttttaaatattgataataataattgtttatagaacagcaaatcagcatattagaatgatttttgaaggatcatgtgacactgacgactggagtaatgatgctaaaaatttagctttgatcacaggaataaattaaattttaaagtatttcacaatgttactgcttttactgttcaaaaacttttgcctgGACGTGTAATTTTAAAAAGTGTGCTTTATAATACTTTCAAATGAAACATTTTCATCAAAGAGAATATTAAATAAAGTTTTAAtgatcttttatgttttaaagatgtacacttattttgatgtgttgacaaAAACATGGTGTTCTTGCTGACCTGTGTGTTGGTTGGACACAAAAGATGATTTGAAATCTAGGTGGAGCCCAGGTTAATGTTCCTCTCATTCTGGTCTTCTGCACAATCTCTTCAGTTAGACTCATCCTGTCCTCTACCATAATATGGACAGAGACCTGTGGAAAagaagtgtgtgtgttttcatttattagataattaaatattgttaaaatgaatGTCCTCAAAAACGCTTAATGTGTGTAGAGTATGTGGCAGATAAAGGGAGACACGTGTTTGCCAGTTTCTGTGGCTGCACCTGTGTGTGCTCATTGCATGGATGTGTGTTTTAGCATAACCATTCTCACTTCCTGCAGAGCAGAGTTGAGGTTGTCAGGGTTTTGCAGTAGCTCAGAGGGGAACCACTGCTTCCTGAACTTTGACACCAAATGATGGGCTAAATCTTCAGCAGAGCGCTGTATTCTGGAGCTCTGGAGACAACTGCAAATAAAACAATCCTATCTTGAATTTATGCATAAAAAACACATTGACATGATTTTGTACTGTAAGTGGAGAATTCACTGCTTACCTTTGAAAAGAAGCCAGCGAGTATCTGTCTGAAGATAGTTTGGGGGCGCTGTCGTCTGGCAGAGATAAGGAATTGAAAAAAATGAAGAGAAACAAATACACTTCCTATATGACCACCATGATTTTGAATAGAGTTCCTTATAAATGTGGAAATTTACTAACTAGTTAACAATTCGCATTTGCATTATGACTACAGAAatgcatttcttttttaaattaggTATTCGGTGGCAGCTTACAATTAAGTTAAGACAATTCATACTTATATTCATACATATAGTATATTCATACTATTACAATTAAGTCTTATAAATTCAATTTCCACTAACTGAGATATAAGATGGTACAAGTTGTGTTTATATAACACAAATGAGAATATTTTGACGTGGATCACACTGAAAATGAGAGAATATCTACTAAATGACCCCTAATGTTAACATTTGAACATTATTGTGAAGTGTCACCTATAACTGTAGAAAAGTGGATTTtccaaaaacaaaacactttaGAAAAGTAAAATACTGCAGAAGTAAACAGTAATCAATGATGAGCTGTTAGTTTTGAAGAGACCAGGTCAGCATTATGTGATCTTTGGCAGGACCACATCACATGTGGATGACACAGGACTTTGTTTGAAACACAAACTGATCTTACCCTCAAACCCGCTGTCAAAGGAATAGATTGAATCTGTTTTTGAAGTATATTGTGTTTCACATCTGTCTTGATGAGGATGTGTGCTTTTTAACTGCTGCAAACACACGACCCATTTCACGGCCTCCAGCATTTCCAGCAACATATCCACAACTACAAAATGAGCATTTTCCTGCACATAAACAATGATAAAAGACACACTTTACTTTGCTATAATATTTGAATTGAGGATTTCCAAGATTGTCAACAAAAAGGAATCCTCTAGAGGATGTTAATAAGCAATAATTTATATAACTTTACCTATTATTGTTACCAATACTTCCCCTTAAGTAATTTTAATTGAAGATGAATTAAATGTAATGAAATCTATATTAACAATATCTAGTCTTAATATAATAATCTAAACAATTATACAGTATGCAAACATAGGCTTTacggtacactaccagtcaaaagtttttgaacagtaagattttgaatgtctcttctgctcaccaagcctgtatttatttgatccaaagtacagcaaaaacagtaaaattttgcaatattgtttactatttaaaataactgttttctatttaaatatattttaaaatataatttattcctgtgatttcaaagctgaagttttagtatcattactccggtcacatgatgcttcaaaaatcattctaatattctaatttgcctctcaaaaaacatttattatttttattatgttgaaaacagctgtgtagaataattcatgttttttaaatgaatagaaagttcagaagaaccgcatttatctgagatagaaatctttagtaacattatataGTCTTTATAAtcatttttgttcaatttaaagcacatgctaaattaaactattaatttattatactgactccaagcttttgaataataaagtgtataaagttacaaaagctttttatttcagataaatgctgaagtatcctgaaaaaatgtactcaactgttttaaatattgctaataataataataataataataaatgtttcttaaacagcaagtcagcatattagaatgacttctgaaagatcatgtgacactgaagactggtgtaatgatactaagatgtagctttgatcacagcaataaatcacattttaaaaaatatttttttaaatagaaagtcattattttaaatagtaaaaatatttcacaatattactgcttttgctgactgttggatcaaataaatgcaggcctggtgagcagaagagaattctttaaaaactttaaaactcttactgttcaaaaacttttgactggtaatgtacaaTTGTTAGTATTCAGTAAATcagtttttacagtgtacctgGTCCAGACTGTAGAGGTCTGCAGTGGAGTGATCAACACATGATCCATGTTTCTTAGCTTGGTCTGAGCTCCTCTGACCAGCTGCTGGTGGGATGTCAGTGCAGGCTCTTTTAGTCTTTGACTGGAAACCCTCATGTAACTGTCCAGAAACAAATGAGTGGCTGTGAGTGTCCCGAGAGACAGGTGAAATTCCTGTGCAATGATTATCTGAGAGGAACTGTGTCTGTCCTGAAGAGTCCTTGGATGAATCACAGTGATCAAGGTTTCTGTCTTTCTCTGAGCAACTGGACTCTACCAGTCTATGTGGACTTGAACAGTTAGATTTCACAGATGGAGAGATAGATAGTTCCCATATTGGAGGTGTCAAAGACAGACCAGCCTGTTTTTCTGTCTCTGTGTTATGTCTCTTGCGGGATATGACAGGGCTGCTCCGAGGTAGATAGTACTCTTCCTCAGGCTCGAACAGGCCTAAATCCCATTCAGCAACTGGAGCATTACATTCGCATACCTTCAGTCCACTTTCATcaatatcatcatcatcatcatcagagctGTCAGAGTGATTATCATTTAAATCAGAATTCAGTAACCAGCTAACAAAGCCACAGCTTTTACCCGCATTTGCCTGGAGGATGAAACAGAACAGTAAAACACTCAGGGATACAAGAAAAGAGGTCTAATTAAATAGTCTAGTTTATTGTTTAGCACATTGTTTAGTACAGTCATTGAGAGAAACTACAAATCACCAAAAGAAACAGTTAATCCAGaaatgatcatttactcacccacatgttgttccaaaactgtagAAAACTTCCAAAACCTCACaaggatgagtaaattatgacagaacttTCAATTTTGGGgtaagctatccctttaagattcaCAGCTGCAACAATACGTTGGTTATGAACTGTATCCGTGTTTCACAATTATCCTGACAAACAGCTGATAGTAAAGACATACACACGTGTTTGATTATGTGATATTCAATCTAGCAAAGAGCTAAAAACCAGTAAAACTCACCATATTTTGTTCGAGAAGCTAGAAGAAAAGTTCCAGCCTTCGTTTATGATATGATCTGATTAGTCTCCAGTAGTTTCACTTCCTCCGTCTTTAAATATTAGCCAATGTACGATTACTTTAGAGAAGCAGAACAGCGTCTAACTTGCTTGATTAGATTATCTAATGGGGGAAGCACACCATTTATAACTAAAACAAGAGCAAACATAAAGTGCAAACATTATAACCTAAttgtttaaaccttttttatgtatttatgttttgtttgtgtgtgtctttgtAAAATCAGTTATTAAAGTCATTACAGTACACTTACTCTTAACTGCACAAAGTcagacatacagttgaagtcaacagctgaatgtgcaaaatgttaattattttaccaaaataaaaggaatcatacaaaatgcatgttattttaaatttagaactaacctgaataagatatttcacatagaagacatttacatatagtccacatttgaatttataaaaatgaccccattcaaaagtttatatacacttgattcttaatactg contains:
- the rubcnl gene encoding protein associated with UVRAG as autophagy enhancer; the encoded protein is MWANAGKSCGFVSWLLNSDLNDNHSDSSDDDDDDIDESGLKVCECNAPVAEWDLGLFEPEEEYYLPRSSPVISRKRHNTETEKQAGLSLTPPIWELSISPSVKSNCSSPHRLVESSCSEKDRNLDHCDSSKDSSGQTQFLSDNHCTGISPVSRDTHSHSFVSGQLHEGFQSKTKRACTDIPPAAGQRSSDQAKKHGSCVDHSTADLYSLDQENAHFVVVDMLLEMLEAVKWVVCLQQLKSTHPHQDRCETQYTSKTDSIYSFDSGFEGKINRYSLASFQSCLQSSRIQRSAEDLAHHLVSKFRKQWFPSELLQNPDNLNSALQEVSVHIMVEDRMSLTEEIVQKTRMRGTLTWAPPRFQIIFCVQPTHRRSDVIASQHFLCAGCGTKIEPRYMKKLRYCDYLGRYFCDGCHGGLESVIPGRVLNNWDFTRHPVCHFSRQILDSIWQQPLFKLTSVAKKLYSQAKELQRFRELQEQLISIKKLLSTCRLSTGVLDEFEQLPAHLMQELHLFSMDDLIRVKKGQLCTIAKALMQSAIIHINICELCQAKGFICEFCHREEVLFPFQRDTCTRCQDCRACFHISCFRDESCPKCARLQKRKKLQEDINL